TGGTTACAATACTTTCATTTATTTTGGGATAATAAGCTGGCACAATTACAAAACATTATCGAAAAAGACTAACAAATTTTTATGGCAGCAGCAAAAATAAGCCGCAACAATTCGCATTAGCAATCGTTGCGGCTTACTTTTCTTATCGCATATAAAATAATCCACCATTTATAATTTCAATTTTAATTTTTGCATCGTATTGTTCTTCTAAAGCATTTTTCTCCACTTCATAACACTCTGGCTTTTCTTCCACATCTTCATAAAAATAGTCTAATACGCGTTGATCTCTTTGCCATCTCTTTTTTGCTTGCTCAGCCCATGTATGATCATCCTGTTGAATAATTGCATCAATAGCTTCATCTAAGCGTTGAAGCGCCCGTAAAGGCTTAATTATATATTGTACATAAAAAGCATCTTCTGACGGCGTAATATCCCAGTCAATATTACTTATTGTGTCATGAAAATTATCATTTATTGCCCCTGTCAGTAAATTAATACCAAAAGAGTACATCATTTCTTTCGTTCGATCGCAACAATACGACACTTTATAATTTACCCCAAGCCAAGGAGTCAGCATGACTTGCCCTGTACCTGCATCTACTTTTTGAAACATTTGAACAAAAGCTCCTAGCTCTCTCGTAGCATGAAACAATTGATTTAGCCTTGGAGAACCAAAATGCACGACCTCCCCCATTATTTTTTCTGACAGTGCACTTTGATCTGTTATAAAGGTAACTTGTGCAGGGTTAGGTTCGCCATTCGTTGCTTCTACGTATTGCCAGTAAAAGGGGCGATTCATAATTCTTTTATCAATAGCAATCGTTAATTGTACTGTTAGGTAATGGTCACCATCACCTACCATATCGCATTCATTTTCTAAAAAAAATTGTCGTAAATAGCTGTGAACCTGTTGTGGATACATGCCCCTCTCCCCTTACAATATCAATTACACCTGATGGCGTCTTAAACAGATTTTTTGAAATTCGTTAAGATTGCATCTAGATCTCCTACTACCTTTTCAAAGACATCAATTTTTGTATGCAGTAATGCCAAAATATCCTTTTCAATCGTATCTTCTACAGCAAGATTATAAATATGAACATCATGTTCTTGTCCTAAACGGTGAACACGCCCTATGCGTTGCTCAAGCTTCATTGGATTCCAAGGCAAATCGTAGTTAATAACATGATGGCAAAATTGAAGGTTGATCCCTTCTCCCCCTGCCTCTGTTGCTATCAATACTTGAGCTTTTTCCTTAAATATATGCTTCATGTAATCACGCTTGTTTTTATTGAACTTACCATTAAACAAAACACTCGTAATACCATGAGAATGTAAATACCATTGTAAATAAATTTGAGTTGCACGATATTCAGTAAAAATAATGACTTTGTCTTTAGCCTGTTCAATAATTTCAAGCGTCTTCTCAGCCTTAGAATTCACTTCTAAAGCCATAACCTTTGCAAGAATTGCTTCTAGCTCATCGCGTTCTGAACTATTTTCTAGCATTTTAGACAACGTTAAAGCCGTTGCCTCTTTGCTACTACACATTTCTTTTTGCAAAGTAATTAATGAAAAGGAACCTGTAGACGTAAGCGAACCAAGTAAATGATAAACTTCCATTTCCTCAGGGCTAAAATGGATAGGGACAATTTGAACACGTCTATTGGTCCACTCAATGCCTGTGTCCTCTCTTCGATTTCTTACCATCACTTGGTTGACTAGTTCTTTTAAATAGTCATCGTGCTGTAAATCGTGCTTGCTTGCTGAAAACGCAGATTGGAATGTCTCATAATTGCCAAGATGACCTGGCTTCAGTAAAGAAATAAGATAATAAAGCTCAAAAACATCATTTTGAATCGGTGTAGCCGTTAATAATAAGCAAAACTTCTTCTTTAATCCTTGCACAAATTCATAAATTTGTGTTTTATGGTTTTTTAATTTATGTGCCTCGTCAATAATAATCATGTCATAATTTTGCGCATAAATTAGTTCTTTATGTGGACTTTTTTTTGCCGTATCCATGCTCATAATAACAATATCGTAACGCTCAATCGGGCAATTTTTTTTATACGCTACAGCTGGAATATGAAATTTTTGATTCAATTCTTCAATCCATTGATTGATAAGAGAAGCTGGTGCTAAAATCAGAGCTTTTTTCACAAGCCCTCGTATCATGTATTCCTTTAGAATTAAGCCAGCTTCAATTGTTTTACCAAGCCCCACCTCATCTGCAAGTATCGCTTTCCCATTCATTCGTTCTATCACGGTTTGCGCTGCTTCTAGCTGATGGGCAAGTGGTGTTAGCTTCGGTAAAACTTTAGGTGCTTGTAAACCAGTAAATTCCGGAATTAAATTCATTTTCACAATTTCATAGTTCATTTTGTACAAAGTCCAACTTTGCCATTTTTCATGATTTTCTAGCCTATTAATAAAGCCTTCTTGCCAATCGGACGACCTCTCCACGATCATGATCATCACCTCATGCTATTATTTCTAAATTAGGTTGTCCAAAAAAGAAAAAGCTATGTTAGATTTTGCTCATGTAAAAATATACATATTTTAAGTGATATGCAGATGACTTCTAATGTTCAAAATAATTTAACCCTAGAAATAATTTCGTGGCATTGTTCTTTTACTATTTTTATGGTTTAAACGAAGCATAATAATATAGCACTCACCACAGCTTTTTTTGAAAAGATTTTTGAATTTAAATAGCTTTAAATCACACAAAAAAAGAGAAGGCTTATATGCCCTCTCTTCCTGTTATTAACATTACTTCACATATGCGACAGCTCTTACTGGCGATGCAGTGGAGTTTTTCAATTTAAGCGGCAGTGCCATAAAAGTAAAACGGTCATTTAAAGGTAGCTGTTCAAGGTTGACTAGGTTTTCTACTATATAAATAGGAACACTTAGCAGCTTTAGATGCACTTCGCGTTTCATATTGTCATGAACATCTATATTCGCTAAATCAAGACCAATGCATTTTACTTGTTTTTCGAATAACCAATCTCCTGCACAAGTAGCAAAAGCGTGCTCTTCAAAAAAGTCCCCTTGTCCCCACTTTGCAGTGCGTGTTCGTACTAAGACAATATCACCTTGCTGTACAGTAATTCCTTGTCTTTGCTCAGCTAGCGAAAGCATCTCAGCTGTAACAGGTTCAAACGGATCTTTGAAAGAGGATACATCAAGTAAGACAGCATCCCCATAAGTTTTTGTTAAATCCATTTCAGCCGTAGATTCCCCACCTCTTATAAAGTGAAGTGGTGCGTCAATATGTGTCCCGCTATGATCGGACATACGTAAAAAGCGAGATTCAAATCCTTCACATGGTGCTACGTAACGATGACCGGAATTATCAAAAGTGGATTCTTCTTGTATAGCAATCGGTGGATGTGATGTATAAGAAACTAAGCCATCATAAATTTCTAGTGTTAAATCAATAATTTTCATTTATTTTTCCTCCTTAAAATGAATCACAACTTTTCCATTTACTTTATTAAGCGCACTTTCAAAACCTTGAAGACTATTTTTAAATGAAACCGTATGTGCGATTAACTTATTAAATGGATATTTTGCATCCGCAGCCATTTGTAAAACCGCTTCATAATTAGCCTGTGTAATGCCGTAACTGCCTTTAATCATTATTTCACCACGGACAATTTGATCCATTGGAACAGCAAACTCTGCAGAATTGATGCCGACTAATACAAGCTGTCCACCTCGTTTAAGTAAACGAATAGCTTCTTTCGGAATAGATGGATGACCAGAGCAGTCAATGATTGCATCATAGCCTGAAAAATTATCGTGTATTAGTTCCTCTGTAGCAACAAACGTTGCATGTACACCTATCTCTTTAGCTAACTGCAAACGACTTTGATCTTGTAGGACTCCTAGCATATGTGTTTCTTCATTACCTGCCCCTACTAAGATTGCAGCTACCCCTAATCCTATTGGTCCTGGCCCAATTACTAAAATAGACTTTTTCTTGTAATCAGCTACTTTTAAAACTGCCGTATAACTAACTGCTAAAGCTTCTGAAATAGCTGCCACTTCATCACTCACTGCGTCGTCAATTACAATAATATTATTCACATCGACTACCATATACTGTGCCATGCCACCAGCCTCTCGAAATCCATATCGAAGAGCCTCAGTCGGTGTTTTTATCAATTTATAATCATTAAAATCACAGCAATTCGTTTCGCCACGTTGACAATAATCACATACACCACAACTTTTATATGGGTTAATAACCACTCTTTTATTTAAAAGTGCTTGATCACCAGCTGTCCCCATAGCTACTACTGTTCCAGTTACTTCATGCCCGAGCACAAGTGGGTAAGTGACCCAATCGTAGCCACCATGTCCGTCATACATATGCAAG
The genomic region above belongs to Lysinibacillus sp. FSL W8-0992 and contains:
- a CDS encoding YqhG family protein encodes the protein MYPQQVHSYLRQFFLENECDMVGDGDHYLTVQLTIAIDKRIMNRPFYWQYVEATNGEPNPAQVTFITDQSALSEKIMGEVVHFGSPRLNQLFHATRELGAFVQMFQKVDAGTGQVMLTPWLGVNYKVSYCCDRTKEMMYSFGINLLTGAINDNFHDTISNIDWDITPSEDAFYVQYIIKPLRALQRLDEAIDAIIQQDDHTWAEQAKKRWQRDQRVLDYFYEDVEEKPECYEVEKNALEEQYDAKIKIEIINGGLFYMR
- a CDS encoding DEAD/DEAH box helicase; the encoded protein is MIMIVERSSDWQEGFINRLENHEKWQSWTLYKMNYEIVKMNLIPEFTGLQAPKVLPKLTPLAHQLEAAQTVIERMNGKAILADEVGLGKTIEAGLILKEYMIRGLVKKALILAPASLINQWIEELNQKFHIPAVAYKKNCPIERYDIVIMSMDTAKKSPHKELIYAQNYDMIIIDEAHKLKNHKTQIYEFVQGLKKKFCLLLTATPIQNDVFELYYLISLLKPGHLGNYETFQSAFSASKHDLQHDDYLKELVNQVMVRNRREDTGIEWTNRRVQIVPIHFSPEEMEVYHLLGSLTSTGSFSLITLQKEMCSSKEATALTLSKMLENSSERDELEAILAKVMALEVNSKAEKTLEIIEQAKDKVIIFTEYRATQIYLQWYLHSHGITSVLFNGKFNKNKRDYMKHIFKEKAQVLIATEAGGEGINLQFCHHVINYDLPWNPMKLEQRIGRVHRLGQEHDVHIYNLAVEDTIEKDILALLHTKIDVFEKVVGDLDAILTNFKKSV
- a CDS encoding cyclase family protein is translated as MKIIDLTLEIYDGLVSYTSHPPIAIQEESTFDNSGHRYVAPCEGFESRFLRMSDHSGTHIDAPLHFIRGGESTAEMDLTKTYGDAVLLDVSSFKDPFEPVTAEMLSLAEQRQGITVQQGDIVLVRTRTAKWGQGDFFEEHAFATCAGDWLFEKQVKCIGLDLANIDVHDNMKREVHLKLLSVPIYIVENLVNLEQLPLNDRFTFMALPLKLKNSTASPVRAVAYVK
- a CDS encoding zinc-dependent alcohol dehydrogenase, which gives rise to MEYQALVKCSTKKKDVQFKTYSVPELNSNECLLKVGAVGICGSDLHMYDGHGGYDWVTYPLVLGHEVTGTVVAMGTAGDQALLNKRVVINPYKSCGVCDYCQRGETNCCDFNDYKLIKTPTEALRYGFREAGGMAQYMVVDVNNIIVIDDAVSDEVAAISEALAVSYTAVLKVADYKKKSILVIGPGPIGLGVAAILVGAGNEETHMLGVLQDQSRLQLAKEIGVHATFVATEELIHDNFSGYDAIIDCSGHPSIPKEAIRLLKRGGQLVLVGINSAEFAVPMDQIVRGEIMIKGSYGITQANYEAVLQMAADAKYPFNKLIAHTVSFKNSLQGFESALNKVNGKVVIHFKEEK